A part of Odontesthes bonariensis isolate fOdoBon6 chromosome 23, fOdoBon6.hap1, whole genome shotgun sequence genomic DNA contains:
- the afap1l2 gene encoding actin filament-associated protein 1-like 2 isoform X1, translating into MEKHKVLDQLLMELHRLLHILDKETLSGNATIQKGLLADLLQSYRASNGGDEEYIYMNKVVVTGKGKDDKEDRTDALVNGKAAKYVPVPQKSLPDLPPPRTGVVSREPFPLPAVPAPACIDTSESYYEEAQPYEETVNDLECSGLLSGPWIRVHSSDSVIYAVITRDDGEAVSSSYESYDEEEVTREKSPSAQHQWPSAEASIELMKDAHICAFLWRKKWLGQWAKQLCVIKDHRLLCYKSSKEQTPLLDVSLLGCSVVYKEKQLKRKEHKLKIIPVGGEAIVLGLQSKEQTEQWLKVIQEISPKPAENCDPQHSVSDSPRLICTKGEMSERYSVASESGSSTDSHAETSENKDVKKKYGAGLMFSNLMNIGKKKISSLESQEKSVDTSGYLNVLVNSQWRTCWCLIKNGKLWFYQDKGKNKVSQPAVTLEGCSVLPDPSPEHLYSFRIDMDGTQLATLEAKTSADMGHWLGLLLSQMGTKTDPEELTYDYVNAERISSIVNAAKTSLYLMQRRYSEPNTYIDTPPSIPQNSEELYDDVASIADPEDADENSLPQCEDNNLLEHNQTCSQDANYPIDTKQDTDNRIYLDLVPVRSFLHTSCGNKTSPAKDSSRQSPVPVEDQRDSSSQIKEVISTSCTEPESTPVLNGLSSPSGTSKSEQQRPLTPTPPQPQTQPVKTSSQSQETPKKTSLGIPQAFNSSGTQIQKGQVAQTAATTSLPHSPQPARPKAHTIGCPGSVEVKLGKNRTEADLRRYIDERDRLEKEREEVRSSLAKLKKERRETKEELSACQDPKQQASSETRLKQKEEACREAERRRVEVELRLVEVKESLRKVESGPFTLGTTLDSSLQDTATSKTANLPNPQSSLSPPSSASSCQPSNNNNSADSASPVNSASALKNRPASMMATKGKVLQKAKEWEKKSTT; encoded by the exons AAGACCGAACAGATGCTCTGGTCAATGGAAAAGCAGCCAAATATGTTCCCGTGCCACAGAAGAGCCTTCCTGACCTGCCACCTCCCAGAACA GGCGTGGTGAGTCGGGAGCCGTTCCCTTTACCTGCAGTTCCAGCTCCTGCCTGTATAGACACTTCAGAGAGTTACTATGAGGAGGCTCAGCCCTACGAGGAAACTGTTAACG ATCTGGAGTGTTCTGGCCTCCTCTCAGGGCCCTGGATACGAGTGCACAGCTCTGACAGTGTGATCTATGCTGTTATCACCAGGG aTGACGGAGAGGCTGTTAGCAGTTCATATGAGTCCTatgatgaagaagaagtgacCAGGGAGAAGTCACCATCTGCTCAGCACCAGTGGCCATCAGCAGAGGCGTCTATTGAGCTGATGAAGGACGCTCACATCTGCGCCTTCCTGTGGAGGAAGAAGTGGCTCGGCCAGTGGGCCAAACAGCTCTGTGTGATCAAAGACCATCGCCTGCTG TGCTATAAGAGCTCCAAGGAGCAGACACCTTTGCTGGATGTGAGTCTACTGGGCTGCAGTGTGGTTTACAAAGAGAAGCAGTTAAAGAGAAAAGAGCACAAGCTGAAGATCATCCCAGTCGGAGGGGAAGCCATCGTGCTGGGCCTTCAGAGCAAAGAACAGACTGAGCAGTGGCTGAAG GTTATTCAAGAGATCAGTCCCAAACCAGCTGAAAACTGTGACCCTCAACATTCTGTGTCTGACTCCCCAAGGCTTATTTGCACTAAG GGAGAGATGAGCGAGAGGTACTCGGTGGCTTCAGAGAGCGGCAGCAGCACAGACAGCCATGCTGAAACATCAGAAAACAAAGATG TGAAGAAAAAATACGGTGCAGGTTTGATGTTCAGCAACCTGATGAACATTGGCAAGAAAAAAATCTCATCACTGGAGAGCCAAGAAAAATCTGTTGACACCTCAG GCTACCTCAATGTGCTGGTGAACAGTCAGTGGCGGACCTGCTGGTGTCTTATTAAGAATGGAAAGCTGTGGTTTTACCAAGACAAGGGAAAGAACAAAGTGAGCCAGCCAGCTGTGACCCTGGAGGGCTGCAGCGTTTTGCCTGACCCCAGCCCAGAGCACCTCTACTCCTTCAGGATCGACATGGATGGCACACAGCTGGCAACCCTAGAG GCAAAGACATCAGCAGATATGGGTCACTGGCTCGGCCTCTTGCTGTCACAGATGGGGACAAAAACTGACCCAGAGGAGCTGACGTACGACTACGTCAATGCTGAGAGGATCTCCAGCATCGTCAATGCTGCAAAGACTTCCTTATA CTTGATGCAGCGGAGGTATTCAGAGCCAAACACTTATATAGACACCCCACCGTCCATTCCTCAAAACTCGGAGGAGCTGTATGATGACGTGGCATCTATAGCTGATCCCGAG GATGCTGATGAAAACAGCCTGCCACAGTGTGAGGACAACAATCTCCTGGAACACAATCAAACATGCTCACAAGATGCTAACTACCCTATTGATACAAAACAGGATACCGACAATAGAATTTACCTGGACCTCGTCCCCGTGCGCTCCTTCCTTCATACATCCTGTGGAAATAAAACCTCCCCTGCCAAAGACTCTTCGAGGCAGTCGCCAGTCCCGGTAGAGGACCAGAGGGACTCTTCCTCccaaataaaagag GTCATTTCAACCAGCTGTACTGAGCCAGAGTCAACACCTGTATTAAATGGTCTTAGTTCGCCTTCTGGCACCAGCAAATCAGAACAACAAAGACCCCTGACTCCCACTCCACCACAGCCGCAAACTCAACCTGTCAAGACCTCATCCCAAAGCCAGGAGACGCCTAAGAAGACCAGCCTTGGGATCCCACAAGCCTTCAACTCCTCTGGGACACAGATCCAAAAGGGCCAGGTAGCTCAGACTGCTGCTACCACCTCACTCCCTCACAGCCCGCAACCCGCACGGCCAAAGGCACATACCATAG GGTGTCCCGGTTCTGTTGAAGTGAAACTTGGCAAGAACCGCACAGAGGCAGACTTGCGCCGCTACATAGACGAGCGAGATCGTCtggagaaagagagggaggaggTGAGGAGCAGTCTGGCAAAactaaagaaagaaaggagggaGACCAAAGAGGAGCTCAGCGCCTGCCAAG ATCCCAAGCAGCAAGCCTCATCAGAGACCCGTCTGAAGCAAAAGGAGGAGGCGTGTCGAGAGGCAGAGCGCCGCAGGGTCGAGGTGGAACTTCGACTGGTAGAAGTGAAAGAAAGTCTGAGGAAAGTGGAGTCAGGACCTTTCACACTGGGAACCACATTGGACAGCAGCCTCCAGGACACAGCCACG TCTAAAACGGCAAACTTGCCCAACCCCCAATCATCATTATCACCACCATCTTCAGCATCGTCTTGCCAACcctccaacaacaacaacagtgcAGACTCAGCTTCACCAGTCAACTCTGCCTCTGCTCTGAAAAACAGACCCGCTTCCATGATGGCCACGAAAGGCAAGGTCTTGCAGAAAGCCAAG GAATGGGAGAAAAAATCCACCACCTAG
- the afap1l2 gene encoding actin filament-associated protein 1-like 2 isoform X2, producing the protein MEKHKVLDQLLMELHRLLHILDKETLSGNATIQKGLLADLLQSYRASNGGDEEYIYMNKVVVTGKGKDDKDRTDALVNGKAAKYVPVPQKSLPDLPPPRTGVVSREPFPLPAVPAPACIDTSESYYEEAQPYEETVNDLECSGLLSGPWIRVHSSDSVIYAVITRDDGEAVSSSYESYDEEEVTREKSPSAQHQWPSAEASIELMKDAHICAFLWRKKWLGQWAKQLCVIKDHRLLCYKSSKEQTPLLDVSLLGCSVVYKEKQLKRKEHKLKIIPVGGEAIVLGLQSKEQTEQWLKVIQEISPKPAENCDPQHSVSDSPRLICTKGEMSERYSVASESGSSTDSHAETSENKDVKKKYGAGLMFSNLMNIGKKKISSLESQEKSVDTSGYLNVLVNSQWRTCWCLIKNGKLWFYQDKGKNKVSQPAVTLEGCSVLPDPSPEHLYSFRIDMDGTQLATLEAKTSADMGHWLGLLLSQMGTKTDPEELTYDYVNAERISSIVNAAKTSLYLMQRRYSEPNTYIDTPPSIPQNSEELYDDVASIADPEDADENSLPQCEDNNLLEHNQTCSQDANYPIDTKQDTDNRIYLDLVPVRSFLHTSCGNKTSPAKDSSRQSPVPVEDQRDSSSQIKEVISTSCTEPESTPVLNGLSSPSGTSKSEQQRPLTPTPPQPQTQPVKTSSQSQETPKKTSLGIPQAFNSSGTQIQKGQVAQTAATTSLPHSPQPARPKAHTIGCPGSVEVKLGKNRTEADLRRYIDERDRLEKEREEVRSSLAKLKKERRETKEELSACQDPKQQASSETRLKQKEEACREAERRRVEVELRLVEVKESLRKVESGPFTLGTTLDSSLQDTATSKTANLPNPQSSLSPPSSASSCQPSNNNNSADSASPVNSASALKNRPASMMATKGKVLQKAKEWEKKSTT; encoded by the exons ACCGAACAGATGCTCTGGTCAATGGAAAAGCAGCCAAATATGTTCCCGTGCCACAGAAGAGCCTTCCTGACCTGCCACCTCCCAGAACA GGCGTGGTGAGTCGGGAGCCGTTCCCTTTACCTGCAGTTCCAGCTCCTGCCTGTATAGACACTTCAGAGAGTTACTATGAGGAGGCTCAGCCCTACGAGGAAACTGTTAACG ATCTGGAGTGTTCTGGCCTCCTCTCAGGGCCCTGGATACGAGTGCACAGCTCTGACAGTGTGATCTATGCTGTTATCACCAGGG aTGACGGAGAGGCTGTTAGCAGTTCATATGAGTCCTatgatgaagaagaagtgacCAGGGAGAAGTCACCATCTGCTCAGCACCAGTGGCCATCAGCAGAGGCGTCTATTGAGCTGATGAAGGACGCTCACATCTGCGCCTTCCTGTGGAGGAAGAAGTGGCTCGGCCAGTGGGCCAAACAGCTCTGTGTGATCAAAGACCATCGCCTGCTG TGCTATAAGAGCTCCAAGGAGCAGACACCTTTGCTGGATGTGAGTCTACTGGGCTGCAGTGTGGTTTACAAAGAGAAGCAGTTAAAGAGAAAAGAGCACAAGCTGAAGATCATCCCAGTCGGAGGGGAAGCCATCGTGCTGGGCCTTCAGAGCAAAGAACAGACTGAGCAGTGGCTGAAG GTTATTCAAGAGATCAGTCCCAAACCAGCTGAAAACTGTGACCCTCAACATTCTGTGTCTGACTCCCCAAGGCTTATTTGCACTAAG GGAGAGATGAGCGAGAGGTACTCGGTGGCTTCAGAGAGCGGCAGCAGCACAGACAGCCATGCTGAAACATCAGAAAACAAAGATG TGAAGAAAAAATACGGTGCAGGTTTGATGTTCAGCAACCTGATGAACATTGGCAAGAAAAAAATCTCATCACTGGAGAGCCAAGAAAAATCTGTTGACACCTCAG GCTACCTCAATGTGCTGGTGAACAGTCAGTGGCGGACCTGCTGGTGTCTTATTAAGAATGGAAAGCTGTGGTTTTACCAAGACAAGGGAAAGAACAAAGTGAGCCAGCCAGCTGTGACCCTGGAGGGCTGCAGCGTTTTGCCTGACCCCAGCCCAGAGCACCTCTACTCCTTCAGGATCGACATGGATGGCACACAGCTGGCAACCCTAGAG GCAAAGACATCAGCAGATATGGGTCACTGGCTCGGCCTCTTGCTGTCACAGATGGGGACAAAAACTGACCCAGAGGAGCTGACGTACGACTACGTCAATGCTGAGAGGATCTCCAGCATCGTCAATGCTGCAAAGACTTCCTTATA CTTGATGCAGCGGAGGTATTCAGAGCCAAACACTTATATAGACACCCCACCGTCCATTCCTCAAAACTCGGAGGAGCTGTATGATGACGTGGCATCTATAGCTGATCCCGAG GATGCTGATGAAAACAGCCTGCCACAGTGTGAGGACAACAATCTCCTGGAACACAATCAAACATGCTCACAAGATGCTAACTACCCTATTGATACAAAACAGGATACCGACAATAGAATTTACCTGGACCTCGTCCCCGTGCGCTCCTTCCTTCATACATCCTGTGGAAATAAAACCTCCCCTGCCAAAGACTCTTCGAGGCAGTCGCCAGTCCCGGTAGAGGACCAGAGGGACTCTTCCTCccaaataaaagag GTCATTTCAACCAGCTGTACTGAGCCAGAGTCAACACCTGTATTAAATGGTCTTAGTTCGCCTTCTGGCACCAGCAAATCAGAACAACAAAGACCCCTGACTCCCACTCCACCACAGCCGCAAACTCAACCTGTCAAGACCTCATCCCAAAGCCAGGAGACGCCTAAGAAGACCAGCCTTGGGATCCCACAAGCCTTCAACTCCTCTGGGACACAGATCCAAAAGGGCCAGGTAGCTCAGACTGCTGCTACCACCTCACTCCCTCACAGCCCGCAACCCGCACGGCCAAAGGCACATACCATAG GGTGTCCCGGTTCTGTTGAAGTGAAACTTGGCAAGAACCGCACAGAGGCAGACTTGCGCCGCTACATAGACGAGCGAGATCGTCtggagaaagagagggaggaggTGAGGAGCAGTCTGGCAAAactaaagaaagaaaggagggaGACCAAAGAGGAGCTCAGCGCCTGCCAAG ATCCCAAGCAGCAAGCCTCATCAGAGACCCGTCTGAAGCAAAAGGAGGAGGCGTGTCGAGAGGCAGAGCGCCGCAGGGTCGAGGTGGAACTTCGACTGGTAGAAGTGAAAGAAAGTCTGAGGAAAGTGGAGTCAGGACCTTTCACACTGGGAACCACATTGGACAGCAGCCTCCAGGACACAGCCACG TCTAAAACGGCAAACTTGCCCAACCCCCAATCATCATTATCACCACCATCTTCAGCATCGTCTTGCCAACcctccaacaacaacaacagtgcAGACTCAGCTTCACCAGTCAACTCTGCCTCTGCTCTGAAAAACAGACCCGCTTCCATGATGGCCACGAAAGGCAAGGTCTTGCAGAAAGCCAAG GAATGGGAGAAAAAATCCACCACCTAG
- the afap1l2 gene encoding actin filament-associated protein 1-like 2 isoform X3, translating to MEKHKVLDQLLMELHRLLHILDKETLSGNATIQKGLLADLLQSYRASNGGDEEYIYMNKVVVTGKGKDDKEDRTDALVNGKAAKYVPVPQKSLPDLPPPRTGVVSREPFPLPAVPAPACIDTSESYYEEAQPYEETVNDDGEAVSSSYESYDEEEVTREKSPSAQHQWPSAEASIELMKDAHICAFLWRKKWLGQWAKQLCVIKDHRLLCYKSSKEQTPLLDVSLLGCSVVYKEKQLKRKEHKLKIIPVGGEAIVLGLQSKEQTEQWLKVIQEISPKPAENCDPQHSVSDSPRLICTKGEMSERYSVASESGSSTDSHAETSENKDVKKKYGAGLMFSNLMNIGKKKISSLESQEKSVDTSGYLNVLVNSQWRTCWCLIKNGKLWFYQDKGKNKVSQPAVTLEGCSVLPDPSPEHLYSFRIDMDGTQLATLEAKTSADMGHWLGLLLSQMGTKTDPEELTYDYVNAERISSIVNAAKTSLYLMQRRYSEPNTYIDTPPSIPQNSEELYDDVASIADPEDADENSLPQCEDNNLLEHNQTCSQDANYPIDTKQDTDNRIYLDLVPVRSFLHTSCGNKTSPAKDSSRQSPVPVEDQRDSSSQIKEVISTSCTEPESTPVLNGLSSPSGTSKSEQQRPLTPTPPQPQTQPVKTSSQSQETPKKTSLGIPQAFNSSGTQIQKGQVAQTAATTSLPHSPQPARPKAHTIGCPGSVEVKLGKNRTEADLRRYIDERDRLEKEREEVRSSLAKLKKERRETKEELSACQDPKQQASSETRLKQKEEACREAERRRVEVELRLVEVKESLRKVESGPFTLGTTLDSSLQDTATSKTANLPNPQSSLSPPSSASSCQPSNNNNSADSASPVNSASALKNRPASMMATKGKVLQKAKEWEKKSTT from the exons AAGACCGAACAGATGCTCTGGTCAATGGAAAAGCAGCCAAATATGTTCCCGTGCCACAGAAGAGCCTTCCTGACCTGCCACCTCCCAGAACA GGCGTGGTGAGTCGGGAGCCGTTCCCTTTACCTGCAGTTCCAGCTCCTGCCTGTATAGACACTTCAGAGAGTTACTATGAGGAGGCTCAGCCCTACGAGGAAACTGTTAACG aTGACGGAGAGGCTGTTAGCAGTTCATATGAGTCCTatgatgaagaagaagtgacCAGGGAGAAGTCACCATCTGCTCAGCACCAGTGGCCATCAGCAGAGGCGTCTATTGAGCTGATGAAGGACGCTCACATCTGCGCCTTCCTGTGGAGGAAGAAGTGGCTCGGCCAGTGGGCCAAACAGCTCTGTGTGATCAAAGACCATCGCCTGCTG TGCTATAAGAGCTCCAAGGAGCAGACACCTTTGCTGGATGTGAGTCTACTGGGCTGCAGTGTGGTTTACAAAGAGAAGCAGTTAAAGAGAAAAGAGCACAAGCTGAAGATCATCCCAGTCGGAGGGGAAGCCATCGTGCTGGGCCTTCAGAGCAAAGAACAGACTGAGCAGTGGCTGAAG GTTATTCAAGAGATCAGTCCCAAACCAGCTGAAAACTGTGACCCTCAACATTCTGTGTCTGACTCCCCAAGGCTTATTTGCACTAAG GGAGAGATGAGCGAGAGGTACTCGGTGGCTTCAGAGAGCGGCAGCAGCACAGACAGCCATGCTGAAACATCAGAAAACAAAGATG TGAAGAAAAAATACGGTGCAGGTTTGATGTTCAGCAACCTGATGAACATTGGCAAGAAAAAAATCTCATCACTGGAGAGCCAAGAAAAATCTGTTGACACCTCAG GCTACCTCAATGTGCTGGTGAACAGTCAGTGGCGGACCTGCTGGTGTCTTATTAAGAATGGAAAGCTGTGGTTTTACCAAGACAAGGGAAAGAACAAAGTGAGCCAGCCAGCTGTGACCCTGGAGGGCTGCAGCGTTTTGCCTGACCCCAGCCCAGAGCACCTCTACTCCTTCAGGATCGACATGGATGGCACACAGCTGGCAACCCTAGAG GCAAAGACATCAGCAGATATGGGTCACTGGCTCGGCCTCTTGCTGTCACAGATGGGGACAAAAACTGACCCAGAGGAGCTGACGTACGACTACGTCAATGCTGAGAGGATCTCCAGCATCGTCAATGCTGCAAAGACTTCCTTATA CTTGATGCAGCGGAGGTATTCAGAGCCAAACACTTATATAGACACCCCACCGTCCATTCCTCAAAACTCGGAGGAGCTGTATGATGACGTGGCATCTATAGCTGATCCCGAG GATGCTGATGAAAACAGCCTGCCACAGTGTGAGGACAACAATCTCCTGGAACACAATCAAACATGCTCACAAGATGCTAACTACCCTATTGATACAAAACAGGATACCGACAATAGAATTTACCTGGACCTCGTCCCCGTGCGCTCCTTCCTTCATACATCCTGTGGAAATAAAACCTCCCCTGCCAAAGACTCTTCGAGGCAGTCGCCAGTCCCGGTAGAGGACCAGAGGGACTCTTCCTCccaaataaaagag GTCATTTCAACCAGCTGTACTGAGCCAGAGTCAACACCTGTATTAAATGGTCTTAGTTCGCCTTCTGGCACCAGCAAATCAGAACAACAAAGACCCCTGACTCCCACTCCACCACAGCCGCAAACTCAACCTGTCAAGACCTCATCCCAAAGCCAGGAGACGCCTAAGAAGACCAGCCTTGGGATCCCACAAGCCTTCAACTCCTCTGGGACACAGATCCAAAAGGGCCAGGTAGCTCAGACTGCTGCTACCACCTCACTCCCTCACAGCCCGCAACCCGCACGGCCAAAGGCACATACCATAG GGTGTCCCGGTTCTGTTGAAGTGAAACTTGGCAAGAACCGCACAGAGGCAGACTTGCGCCGCTACATAGACGAGCGAGATCGTCtggagaaagagagggaggaggTGAGGAGCAGTCTGGCAAAactaaagaaagaaaggagggaGACCAAAGAGGAGCTCAGCGCCTGCCAAG ATCCCAAGCAGCAAGCCTCATCAGAGACCCGTCTGAAGCAAAAGGAGGAGGCGTGTCGAGAGGCAGAGCGCCGCAGGGTCGAGGTGGAACTTCGACTGGTAGAAGTGAAAGAAAGTCTGAGGAAAGTGGAGTCAGGACCTTTCACACTGGGAACCACATTGGACAGCAGCCTCCAGGACACAGCCACG TCTAAAACGGCAAACTTGCCCAACCCCCAATCATCATTATCACCACCATCTTCAGCATCGTCTTGCCAACcctccaacaacaacaacagtgcAGACTCAGCTTCACCAGTCAACTCTGCCTCTGCTCTGAAAAACAGACCCGCTTCCATGATGGCCACGAAAGGCAAGGTCTTGCAGAAAGCCAAG GAATGGGAGAAAAAATCCACCACCTAG
- the LOC142374021 gene encoding kelch repeat and BTB domain-containing protein 13 → MEVPEGLGDSQDIRGENATLSVGSVRVRVEGSWFTLERDFLIGYSDYFRALFHSGMKESQQDELYLKGGVHARGFLIALAVCRGESPTISDPDELVEAVECAAFLQVAYLAQHLCDIIDSDNCLLLYHAAAIFGVQRLFHSAALFLCDAFDDLKEAAESTIPEELLQYSQKLSPATYIAIGTHSPSMELLHDSFRVVCFLDEKEGEWKHLTNLPTLCSTSMAGVAVLDNQLYIVGGVYGYGKDTVDRSFCYNPESGIWTTLPGPQQPRYDFTLLGHDGKLYAIGGEVQKRTISTAEKYDIAKGEWTFMQHAPRPVASAACAIARRRMFVCFWKPPDTTDIYEYIPLKDEWKLITTMIRPQSYGHCMAAHRDNLYVMRNGPGDDFLRCLMDRYNITTGQWTAMLGHYINSKGALFTAMIRGDSAFTVKHMLTLEYTITANGWKPRRQMKGFPKSGSLWTCLLRLPKTGPVTPQLHVEEREEEMSLPGTSEGVVDVVQHL, encoded by the coding sequence ATGGAAGTGCCTGAAGGCCTGGGAGACAGCCAGGATATTCGTGGTGAGAATGCAACCCTCAGTGTGGGCTCGGTGAGAGTGAGGGTGGAAGGGAGCTGGTTCACATTGGAACGGGATTTTCTTATAGGATACAGTGACTATTTCCGGGCTCTCTTTCATTCTGGGATGAAAGAGAGCCAGCAGGATGAGCTCTACCTGAAGGGCGGAGTGCACGCAAGGGGTTTCCTAATTGCCCTCGCTGTCTGCAGGGGAGAGAGTCCCACCATCAGTGACCCGGACGAGCTTGTAGAAGCTGTAGAGTGTGCAGCTTTTCTGCAGGTTGCATATTTGGCCCAGCATCTTTGTGATATTATAGACTCGGATAACTGCCTCCTGCTTTATCATGCAGCTGCCATCTTTGGTGTACAAAGACTGTTTCACAGTGCTGCTCTATTTCTGTGTGATGCCTTTGATGACCTCaaagaagcagcagaaagcacaATCCCTGAAGAGCTGCTGCAATATTCTCAAAAATTGTCTCCTGCTACTTATATTGCAATAGGTACCCATTCTCCTTCAATGGAGCTGCTGCATGACTCATTTAGGGTTGTTTGCTTCCTTGATGAAAAAGAGGGAGAGTGGAAACATCTGACAAACCTCCCAACACTTTGTAGCACCTCCATGGCTGGTGTGGCAGTGCTTGACAATCAATTGTACATTGTAGGGGGAGTTTATGGTTACGGTAAGGACACAGTGGACCGTAGCTTCTGCTACAACCCCGAGTCAGGGATTTGGACCACCCTTCCAGGTCCCCAGCAACCGAGATATGATTTCACTCTGCTTGGGCATGATGGAAAGCTCTATGCCATTGGCGGAGAAGTCCAAAAAAGAACAATTTCCACTGCAGAGAAGTATGACATTGCAAAGGGAGAGTGGACATTTATGCAACACGCACCAAGACCCGTGGCATCTGCAGCGTGTGCCATTGCACGTCGGCGAATGTTTGTTTGCTTCTGGAAACCGCCCGACACTACAGATATCTACGAGTACATACCACTGAAAGATGAGTGGAAGCTCATCACCACGATGATAAGACCTCAAAGCTATGGCCACTGTATGGCAGCCCACAGGGATAATTTGTATGTGATGCGCAATGGGCCGGGCGATGACTTCCTGCGCTGCCTCATGGATCGCTATAACATCACAACAGGCCAGTGGACGGCCATGCTCGGTCATTACATCAACAGCAAGGGAGCATTGTTCACCGCAATGATAAGGGGGGACTCTGCCTTCACAGTAAAACACATGTTAACTCTTGAATACACCATCACTGCAAATGGATGGAAGCCCCGCAGGCAGATGAAAGGCTTTCCAAAGAGTGGCTCATTGTGGACATGTTTACTCAGGCTCCCCAAGACTGGACCGGTTACACCACAACTGCATGTGGAAGAGAGGGAAGAAGAAATGTCTTTGCCAGGCACATCTGAGGGAGTCGTGGATGTTGTACAGCACTTGTGA